From the Chaetodon auriga isolate fChaAug3 chromosome 17, fChaAug3.hap1, whole genome shotgun sequence genome, the window CCCTAAGTTGGCTTCCTGTAAAATTCTGAATAAACTACAAGATCCTGACCCTTGTGCCTTTGTTGTTTAGCCCCAACCCTCTGGTTTCATCTTGCCTCATCTGATTTGCTGAATACTTGGGCTGTCTCTAAttgtactgttttattttgtatttccaccttatttgtttattcattttcatcattctGCATAAAGCGCTTTGTGTACATTTTAagaagtgctatataaataaagctttgcTTACTAACGTATTACTTACTTGCAGATTTaattcctctgtgtctctctaaCTCATTACATCTTTCTGCCAATGCTTGGTGGTGTCCAGAGGCAGCAAAAGATCCAGAGGGACAGGCTGATGAATGATTTCTCAGCTGCTCTCAAAAACTTCCAAGCAATCCAACGGCgtgcagcagagaaggagaaggagtcAGTAGCCAGAGCAAGAGCTGGATCCCGCTTATCAGTAAGTAGGTGTCATTGGTAGTGTACACCACTGGATGGCAGATAAAGAACTCACCTGACCACATTAATGCAAGAGCACAACAATGACAGAAGCTTCAGATTCATGTAATGATATGTGTCTTGATAATCTTTGCTTTCTTGACTTGACTTTGGCAATAGTGagtttttccttctccttcagaCTGAAGACAGTTCTCGGGATGAAAAGCTTGTTTCTTTTGATCAGTAAGTGACATCATAATATAATTATGAAGAATTACAGACAAGAATATAACCATATATAACCTCTAATGCTGTATCTTTATGGCTTTTTTAGTAGTGTGGTAAAAAGCATCAAATGCTGTTGGTGAACAGGAAATAAACCCATTGTATGTTATTTTCTAGTTCAGTAGTTCATTTCCCTCACAAATCCCATTTTTGGTAGTTCTCTTAGTTCTAGAATAGTACACAGTCAACATGAAGTTCTCAACAGCATGTGCTTAACTGCCAAAACTACGGAAGATTTaacatgtgaaaaacaaatcaaccCAAGCTGTGAttggattatttatttattatttatttatttcatcaaaACAAGTTCACTTGCACTTAGTGTTGTCAcgataccaacattttggtatcgataccggtaccaaaatgtatttcgatacttttcgatactttcgatacttttccaaataaaaagaaaacacaataaacgtcattattgactttatttaattggaaaatctaactatgcatcagtaaataaaataaaataccacaaagacgtgcttttctaatgcaatgcatttttttatccgcgtttagacgagcgttctcagcagtttgtttatacgaagacgcaaaagtgggtgaattcgattggatatgcatgccaggccgctaggtggtactgtgatagagcgcctacgacgcgttggggcatccaaaatttgacacatgtaattgtatacacgtctctgttcgcctatagtatccgtatacattctatacaattgttgaaatgactcttgtatgttgcctacagctgctagcacagcttgaacatcggtgggatccacgtagtcaaacatattgtttgttgttgttttaccggcttaacgcgttgagtgtgacgtaaggtgtagttgctatgagacgtgacgtgacgcgacgtggttttgcgcttcttgccgtttagacggagacacaacccgagtcgtcttcaaaactctgcactctggaaggcgtcttcagatttttgcggtttTAGACCTCGACGGCACCGTcgccgtgtaaacgaaaggcactttcgataaaatattttgtcgttttcattcgcaatcgtcttcgtataaacggggtctcaatctctctctgtcttcagactcCTGCTCCGTTTGTAGCTTCACGCTGCTCACTCGGTCGCTCGCTCACTCGCCGGATCGCTCGCCTCGGCTGAAATTACAATGCGGTGACGTCACGCGgcgacgtaaaaaaaaaaaaaaaacaggtaccGGTCCCATCCAAGCGCAGTATAGTACCgttttaaatgcctcagtaCCCCGGTACCAATTTAGTACCGGTATACCGAACAAGCCTACTTGCACTTCTTCATGAAAACTAATGTTAGTGTTTTGCATTTAGCATTGTCATATCtatgctcctctctgctggacaaCATTGGAATGCGATGcactttttcactttgcatcttgatttgattttaatgtgacATGGAAATGAATGTCATGGAAAATAATTAATTCAGTTATTATTGACACAAGACAAAATTGTTGTTGATTACACCAATGTTTTTCATTAAGTAATGGCAGTGAATGCATACATTTCAACGAAGTACACTGATAAtggatttcattttatttctttgtttgatttgctgTTATTTAGGCATTTTAAATCTTCCATACAGCCATTGCTTTACAAGTACATTAACTCAGCAATGTCACAGATTGTGAAAGTGTTAACAAAAAAATGTGGGACATTTGCAAAATATAACAGTTATACATTTTTTAGAAGTTGCTTCGtaaattcagttcatttaaaagCTTATACACTGCAGAAGAATGAGAAAACAATACTGAAAATAacatataaataaacacattcgGAACGTCACATTTAGTTAATGCAATATTTTCGAGCTGCCTTCAGTAATTTTGTTGTAACAGCTTTAAGTCAATGTTGACACACATTGTTCCAACtcttaacatgttttttaaatgttgtcCTGTTTCTGTCAAGCCAAGAGGACTGGGGTCACATAACCACCCAGACAGAGGAGGTGGCCATAACAGAGGAGGACCTGGAGCTCATCAAGGAGAGAGAAACCAACATCAGACAGCTGGAGGTTGGGCTTTACTTACTATTTCTAATATTAATACATACCAGAACACGGGTAGCATGTTTCCATCAACTGGTTGATGGTGAATAAACTAGGCTGTGCAGAGTGTAGTTTCGTAAGAAGTTGGTGGTATAGGCTACATTACGTTATGGGTGtaacagagtagaagaagtaCAGGTGGTAAACAAAACCAGTTGTTTACCAACTGCCATTAAATCTCAAAGAAGAAACCAAACCAGTCACCTTTGCCATCTATGAGATAAATATAGAGTTTTTTGACAGTAGAAACAGCTTTTTCTCTTGGAGCACAATCAGCTGATTAGTCATGGGAGTGAAATGTTTGATACATCAGTACTTATTCGGAAAAGGTGTCTCCATCTCCCATGAAGCgcattcattatttttcaaaaaagacaaaacctcCGAAAGCAAGAGCAAAGTCAGCCAATTTGGGGGCATTTTTTCACATCTTGCAgttttccatcaaccttttccaATGTGATACTTCAAAATGCATACAAGAATACATTACATCAATGGGAACACGGCTAGTGGAAGAAGATCACCCAGCCATGACTATGACAACAAATCTGTTGTCATGTCCTGGTACCACACAGACCTGCCACTGCTGATACTAGCTTTTTGCCTGTTTCAGTCTGACATAATGGATGTAAACCAGATCTTCAAGGACCTGGCAGTGATGATCCACGATCAGGGAGAGATGATTGGTGAGTAGCACTGGGGTTGTTATTCTCAGGACTCTTATATGTGTAATGATAAAGAATAACACAGATTGAGTGTTTGTTAGAGATACAGAAAGGCCTCTGCAGTGAAGGGATCCTCCAACTTAAATGACCTTGAAATTCAAGCTTAAATTGggtttttctcatttgtttccaAAATACTGCCATATCAGCAGGACATCATTGTCATTGCCTCATAAAATACACGACCATCACCGAAACTATTCATATGTCCTTTAGCTGATCTGCTTCCACTATGGTTAAGGTTTAGTAAGTTTAGGATACTGAAACTACTTGTTAAAGCTTAGAGAATGATTATGGACATTGTTCAAAGAAACCAACAGTGACTGTTAGTAAGAGATGATTGCGATGAGTGGACTCTGTTGTTAAGTCAGACACTCTGTACATCGATTATTTGCTTCAGACAGAATACCGTCAttattcacacaaacagaagagcttgtttgtgaagaaaatgtaaacagaagTCTGTTGGGATCTGGTAGGAGCTGGTTTGGTTATCAGCCAACATTAAGGTTACTTATTGATACAAATAACTgcatcaatatcaataaaattgTTAGTATGAATTAATCGTAATGGGGCACCATCCTGAGATCAGGGATCAATAACAAACTGTGAACGCAGTCTCAAAAAGTGAGCCAGTTAAGTTGAGGTTacggttagggttagggtaagggtcaGGGAGAAGCACAATGGAGGATGTGTTAACATGTCTCTGACAATAAGAGAGTGGCAAGCACAACCAAGTTATACTACTGTTATTTGTGCCTTTAAGGTATGCATGTGAATGCCTGTAACCTGTGTGAATGTATACACCTGTGGGttaataaaagagagagagggaaaggtgCTCAAAGTGAATCAGAGGGGATCCTAATTGCCATGGAAAGACACAATGACTCTCTCTTGATCACACAGAAACCTGGcgtgcaaacaggaagtgcagcttGATTGCTTTACCCCAGTGGCAGAAAactaatgcaaaacaaaacaaagcctgaTGTCGTGGGACACACAATATAATGTGCTGAGTGCACATAAATGAGCAGCAAGTACAATAAGCTATACTGTACAACAATACAGTATAGCTTATACAACAATGAAGCTTACTGTAACACACTGTTATCATTAACCTGTCTCTGCCCAGACAAAAACCTCTGAGATCACTTCCGGAGCaattaatgtgtgtttcagtccatCCAGTATGTCTGGCATTTCTCAAGCTCAGATGGTGACAACAGGCTGGTGCTAAAATCCAAAACTTGCCTCTACAGGCACAGTGAGATTACTGGCTATTCAAACAGTTGATCGTTTTGAATGTTCAAACTTTTTTGGTGAACACAAACAGTCTGTTGGTCATCCAGCAAGTTAAAGGACCTTTGCTTAGGCTGATTAAAGTACAAATGTCTGACCAGGAATGTTACACCTTGTATAGCAACTTCATTTCACAGTGGAAAGGTGAGGTAGACCGGGGAGTGTTGATTCTTGTATCCTGGATGATGTCATGGCCATGTCATCAGGATTCTTTTGATTTATGGTGGGTCTCGTCCAACAGGAAACAGGATTTGGATTCAAATTAAATCTAATATCCAGGGGTGATTTGCAAGGCTGGATGGGATTTTGGCACTATTCCTTTGTTCTTTGTCCTGAGTTCCTTATCCGACCAGAGCATTTTACATAAGGGCTTTTGTTCAGGCTTTTGGTTTTACATGCAGGCCTGTCGTTGAGGTCCCAAAAGGGCCTCCTTAGTGTGTAAAAGGTGCccaattctgttttttttttcttgatggtCTCCTTTTTATGCTCACTGATAACTAAGGTAGGAAAAATGGAAAGGTGGAGACAAAATGGAGAAAGCTGTTATGCAAGGAGGGGACAATTGAGAGATGagctgtctgtttttattgtggaTGCTATAAACCTGAACAGTTTCATGTGGCTTCATAAGTTCCCAGTTGATGGTGCTGTTCTTCCTTGTAGATAGTATTGAGGCAAACGTGGAGAATGCTGAAGTTCATGTAGAACAAGGAACAGAGCAGCTCCAAAGAGCTGCCTACTACCAGGTGAGTCTGCAGCAGTCTCTTTGTGTGCTGCCTTTCAATGAAATCTCTTCCTAtaaccctcctctctctgctgtctctatCATAGCAAAAGTCCCGCAAGAAGATGTGTATCCTTGCTATGGTTTGTTCCATCTTGCTTGTCATACTTGGTATCATTATCTGGCAAGCTGCCAAGTGATTTGACTCTGCACAAGAGATTTGTCACGACTATATTTTACTCTGCCCGCTCCCACATGCAAGTACCTGCTTGGAATCACAAGAGGAGACTGATCACTTCACCAGCGTCAGTGGAATACATCTATGCAGGGATGGTCAATGTGGAAAACATACTCACCTGGACTGATCAAGCCTGTTTTTGTAAAATAGCTTTATAACATCCTATTtacacagagatgaaagagaggatAGAGGACTGAGGTGGTGTAAGGGAGATTCCTTAATTTGCttaattcattaatttcttCTGTTATTTACTCCATTAACACTAGCTGTCActgtattttaaatgaacatATGTTACTGGCAATGAtttcataacaaaaaaaaacagaaaaaagacacacactgattgGTAAAGTAAATGAATCTGTGGTTTTTAGGGGCTGTAAGTTATTTTTTTGTTCACTGTGGTTGTGGCATCTTCAGATGAAAAGTGTGTGGAGTGCCACAGGGCCTGCTGTGGCTCCTGGTCTTCACAGTAACTTTACATGGGACTTACGTAACTCCTGGTGATGATGGCAGTCATGATCGTAATATAATTGTTGTAAAATGAAAGTTATCCCAGATTACCAATATCAATCCAGTCCATGTCTGTAAATATTACAACATGCTGCATTGTATTCTAGTAAGAATATTATGGAGCATGAGTGATGACAGTATCTCAAAAATAAAACTCCAGTCTTCAAACAAAATATTTAGAATTGTATTTCTAAGGCTCCTGAAAGTATACATAATACATTGCGTAAACACTTTTGTTCTTTTGGCTGTGTAATCAGATCCGTTTTTCCCTCTACATGCTGTCTGAGTGGTTCTTCTCAAGGAGGTACTGGCCAAATTTGGCCTGGAATGTGTAATTCTGCTCACAGAACAATTTTGTTCTTTAAGGTAAACCATAAAAGACCAGTTGTTAGTTGCCATAACAGTGAATTTACCAAAATACAGTTGTGATCAAAATAATAGCAGTGTGTTTAAAAAAGTGAGTAAAGCTCAAAATCCTTATAATAGCTtttatttacatacacacaaatgcattgGGAACACATTCTTTTTCCAAAtcaaaacatgaagaaagatTTGTCAAATTtacagaaagtaaaaaaaataataaaaaagggAATATTAAGCAGTTCAAAAAAATAGCAGTGTCTGCATTTTTCTTTACAAACTCAAACATTTGCTGtataaactgaaaaatgcttGAAGATTTAGCTTTCCTGTGAATCACTGAACTAATTTTGAGCTgtataaccataaccactgtTTCTGAGAACTGCTTCACATCTGTGTTGCATAGAGTCGACCAACTTCTGGCAGGTATTCCAGTCCAGAGTAATTGGACTACATTCCACAATTCCTCTGCATTTCTTGGTTTTGCCTCAGAAACAGCATTTTCGATGTCACCCCACAAGTTTTCTGTTGGTTAAGGTCCGGGGATTGGCCTGGCCTCCCCACAACATTAATCTTGTTGGTCTGGAACCAAGATGCTGCTCGCTTATtggtgtgtttggggtcatCGTCTTGTTGAAGCACCCATTTCAAGAGCATCTCCTCTTCGCCATAATGCAACATGACCTCTTCAAGTATTTTGATGTATTCAAACTGATCCTTGATCCCTGGTATGCGATAAATAGGCCCGACACTACAGCATGAGAAACATCCCCATATCATGATGCTTGACTGTCTTCGCAGTGTGCTGTGGCTTGAATTCAGTGTTTGGGGGTCGTGTGACAAACTGCTTGTGGCCCCAAGACCCAAAAAGAACAATCTTGCTTTCATCAGTCCACAAAATGTTGCGCCATTTGTCTTTTGGCCAGTCACTGTATTCTTTGGAAAATTATAACCTCTTCAGCATGTAGTTTTTTCAACAGTGGGACCTTGTAGGGGCTTCTCAGGTAACTTTAGACCTTCTTTGATCATCCTGGAGCTGATCATTGGCTGAGTCTTTGCCATTTTGGCTATTCTTTGCTGCCTTTGTCCTTAAATAAGGGCCACCTGGTTGACACCTGTTTTTTCACAGAATGAATGACCTCACTAATTGAACTCCACACTGCTATTATTTTGAACACGCCCCCCTCAATTAATGATTCAATTACACAGAATCAATAGCATGCATGTCATGACTGCTGTATGTCGGTTTTCTGTTACTCTACTACGCCTACTAGTAGATTATTTGCCATGTAGAAATATCATTTCTACCAAAAAGAGTGATTGATCTGGTTAGTGATGTTGGACTGCTATCATTTTGAACACAGCTGTAAATGCTAGGATCTGGAAACAAgacaacatgaataaaaaataactcTAGTGGGTCCATgacacaagaaagaaaacaatctgGTTAAGTTAATCTGATTAAGTTAATTCTTCCATGCATTCTATAAATATTTTTGAAGTGTTAAGACTTGCTGTTCCCAAATGACTTCAGAGAGCTTAATTGAGTTAGGATGAGTGATCCAAGAGCCTTGGTGGTTCAGGCCAAAAACTGTAAACAGGAGTAAGTCTTAGTTTGCAAATGATAATGTGGTAGCAGATGGATGTATTTCCTCAATGCATACTGCTTGTAataggtttttgttttgttttttttttggtagaaTTGGCTACACACATTTTTCAATACAGAGTAAGCTTTTTCAAAACTTCACATAACAGAACAGCTGTCACTGTGGACAAAACTGTGGATGACTTTTCATTGCTTTGACAAAATACATTGTTTTCTAATTTCATGAATTGTTTTCTCACTCAAACTCAACAGCCTatcccacagaggttaaatacctggggTTCCCCACCAATCACAACTGAAAAGTGGAATTGACAAGAGTGGATTTCTTGGATGAGACGAAAAACATTTCCAAGTTTTTACAATTAATTATTGTTGCCTTGATTCAGCCTTCCTTGGTCAGCCACTTGTGTATTTGCAGTCCATTTTGCACAAAGTTACAGActatttgggaaaaaaaaactatttaaaaacaTATTGTGTTTTATGCACtaatttgtgtcattttgcaTCAATTTGCGatggaaatgtctttgtttatgtaaaggaaaacacaaaactcaGGTGCCACATTACAATTCAAAATATAATGGAGTATAGTGTAATACAGTAAGGCTCTCTGTAttgctttaaaatatttattctCCTGTAGGTCAGCTCCTTATTTAATGTTATCTGTACTGAGTCAACACACATAGGTATATTTTACTCTTCTGtcctgtttctgtgtcatttgTTTAGAGAAGTAACCTTAAACTGTGCATGTGGTGCTATTCAGGTCAGTGATAAaagaattcattttaatttataaACTCCTGTCTCTGCTCATGTTCAGAACTTCATCTAGATCTCAACTATATTactgaaacagactgaaaacaaggatACAACACATTTTGGTCATAACCAATTAAAATCAGAGTCTATCAGAGCTTGCTACATTTCAAGATGCATCCATTACAGAGTAAAAATGAAAGTCACGTGAAAAAGTCCTGttaaactgtgt encodes:
- the stx12 gene encoding syntaxin-12 isoform X1 is translated as MSYGKAETYHPVPRDFNTLIQTCSSNVQKITQNTAQIKSMVNQLGTRQDTSELQDRLQQIQHYTNQLAKETNKHLKELGSVPLPSSSSEQRQQKIQRDRLMNDFSAALKNFQAIQRRAAEKEKESVARARAGSRLSTEDSSRDEKLVSFDHQEDWGHITTQTEEVAITEEDLELIKERETNIRQLESDIMDVNQIFKDLAVMIHDQGEMIDSIEANVENAEVHVEQGTEQLQRAAYYQQKSRKKMCILAMVCSILLVILGIIIWQAAK
- the stx12 gene encoding syntaxin-12 isoform X2; the protein is MSYGKAETYHPVPRDFNTLIQTCSSNVQKITQNTAQIKSMVNQLGTRQDTSELQDRLQQIQHYTNQLAKETNKHLKELGSVPLPSSSSEQRQQKIQRDRLMNDFSAALKNFQAIQRRAAEKEKESVARARAGSRLSTEDSSRDEKLVSFDHQEDWGHITTQTEEVAITEEDLELIKERETNIRQLESDIMDVNQIFKDLAVMIHDQGEMIG